Below is a genomic region from Bos javanicus breed banteng chromosome 13, ARS-OSU_banteng_1.0, whole genome shotgun sequence.
GCTCCCAAGTTCTATAGGCTTCAAGAAATCTTCTGGAACCTCCTGGCTCTCACATTTTTTCTCATGTGATTTATGAAAACACTTATTCATGGATCACCTATTGTGGATCATGGCAGTGGACAGATTTCTGATGGTGTCAGCATCTTATTTTTAATGTACACGTTTTTATACCATAAGGTTATATGTTACAGAAAACTGCATAGTGAGCAAAATAATTCCCATGAGAGGTCAACTTCTGGATTAAAAATTCCTCAGATacaattcaatatccattttatATTAGTGTACACTTAGGTATATATGTTCTTTGCTGAAGGAGCTTAGAAGACAGCTTTGAAGTAGGGAAGCTGGCTATGTCCTTGAATAGGAAGACATTTTCTTAGGATGCATGGTCTTTCTATATTTAAACAAAATCAACATATCATGGTTTAAAACGTTTTGGGTTACATACGCTGTCTTTAATTGttgtgatgaaattaaaattgtACATAGTAGACTAAGACTTGCCCTCTTGATGTCAAAATATGCCTTAAGTGGCCACAAAGTATTCATTTACTAACAACAGAAAAGGGAATTGATAAatgaatggaatagaatagaaaatgcCCAAACACCCAAATGTATGTAATACTTTAGAACTTGATACTGATGATATTTTCTGTTAGAAAAGATAAATTATGTGTAGACAGTGTATAAATAACCTGGTAAAATGAAAagtaactgaatttttatttcaccaAAAATTTCAGATGGAATATGgatcaaacattttaaatatgcacAGTGAGAAAAGTGCcagaagaaaattcaaatttctatttatacatttttttttctgctgactgagaccttctcttttttctctttctaccctTTCTTaaccttaattattttttttaattggagaataattgctttacaatgttgtgttgttttctgctgtataacatcatgctgctgctgctgctgctaagtcgcttcagtcatgtctgattctgtgcgaccccatggactgcagcccaccaggctcctccgtccatggaattttccaggcaagagtgctggagttgggtgccattgccttctccgtataacaTCATAGATCAAttctaagtatacatatatccccttccttgtGAGCCTCCCTAACACCCCAAAGACCTTTCTAAGAATGGTTTcaaaggcaagaattctggaatttCCTGGATTTcagcacaaaaaaggaaaagaaatatggaggttgaattaacattttaacaacacataaaatttaaaactctctGTAGATCAAGCTGTCTATAGGCAAGTCAGGTTAGCAGACTGGGCTTGTCTTTTTGGCACTAATAGGAATGAGgcacagataaaaataatttgtcactcacaatttttttagaattttttttgaagattgaTATCTTCTGACTTCTTTCAGCCTTTTCAGAAGTCAAGGGAATATTGGGAATTGCTTggctgtccaatggttaagactcactGCTctgggcccagggttcaatccctggtggcggaactaaaatcctgcaagctaccaggatatattgtacacaatggagaatatagccaatatcttataataactttaaatggagtataatctataaaaattgagaatcactatgttgtgtgcctgtaatatataatatgcatCATCTATACTTTGAAAAAAGCAACCTTAGACAAAAAAGACCTTATGGTACTCAGACCAATAGGAAAAATGAGCAAGGAACAAACAAAATTGATACCAATTATAGTTGTACAGATGTTATGAATTATAAATTACATTCCAATGTCAGAGATATTAAAATGTGAGAAAGTGAGGATATTAGCATCATCAAAGTACAATGTTGTCTCTAATCCTCAAAATATATCTGCAAAAGAGGTGTCATATCCTTTGACTTCACTGAGATGTTGTCCTTGTAAAatagtagtaatagtaataaatatGATCATATTACCTAACAATTACTGAGCTGCTAACCTGTGCCAGGAATGGTTTGCTTGGATCCATCCTTTGCATGGGTCTCATTTAAGCATCATAGTGGTGTCCTGTGAGATAACTACTACTCCCTCTCCATTTTgttgatgaggaaattgaggcacagactGGCTGAGCAACAGCCAATAAGTGACAGAGTGAATGTCAAATACAAACCCAAGATGAGCTAAATATCAAGGTCCTGCGCATTCTATTGAAGTAAACTGTTCTTTCATTACCGTGGTAAGAAGAGCTAAAGCTAATATATACTGTTATTTctccagaagaaaacaaaatatttgttttagagTGATAGGAATAGCATGCTATTGAATGTTTTCAATCATATGAACAATTGTTTGTTTTGAAACAGTAACACTGCAGTTTCCCAAAAACTGGTCTTGCTTTTGTAGGGCTGCCTTCCACTTGGCCTGTGCCAATGGCCATTCAGTGGTGGTAACTCTCCTCCTGGAGAGAAAATGCCTGCTTAACCTCTGTGACAATGAAAAGAGGACAGCGCTGATGAAGGTATGGGACAGCGAACCATATCCACATGAGATGGGTGTGATTCAATTCCTGAGACTAAAAGTGAATTTATCTCATTGACATATAGCAAACTGGTGAAGCTTGTGGACTGTTTACTTTAAATTTCTAGAATTCACACTCTGTTTCTTGGCACATCTCTGACAGGCTGTAGAATGCCAAGAGGAGGAGTGTGCGACTCTTCTGCTGGAGCATGGTGCAGACCCAAATGTCATGGATGTCAGTGGCAACATCGCTCTCCACTATGCTGTCTTTTGCCAGAATTTATCACTCACAGCAAAGCTCCTTTCCTATGATGCTAATATAGAAGCCAGGAACAAGGTATCAGTCAactaactttatttacaaaatatttgcaaaa
It encodes:
- the LOC133258840 gene encoding ankyrin repeat domain-containing protein 26-like; its protein translation is MLGLGDCVELRGGEVCLELVRSGMKNFGFRSKKGILPFGSSINQVRDSSYRINFQPGYGIQDKDLGEIHKAASAGNVVKVQQVLLLGKNGLNDREKMNRAAFHLACANGHSVVVTLLLERKCLLNLCDNEKRTALMKAVECQEEECATLLLEHGADPNVMDVSGNIALHYAVFCQNLSLTAKLLSYDANIEARNKVSVN